Proteins encoded by one window of Pseudomonas coleopterorum:
- a CDS encoding MgtC/SapB family protein yields the protein MLTDWEMCIRLLLAALLGSLIGLERERLLWAAGLRTHMLVCVGSCLLMIVSSFGFQDALAMAHTELDPSRVAAQVVSGIGFLGAGSILLRGEVIRGLTTAASLWTVAAIGLSVGGGLYVVSTAATFIILVILIAIKPMERVYRNRVQVHVIKLIAPSQTLSLKKVNEVMGNRAGKVRQFIVEKGNRDDTDSITIELKRTSGAQAKQILEQLLTIDGVQEDASSQ from the coding sequence ATGCTCACCGATTGGGAAATGTGTATCCGCCTGCTGCTGGCTGCCCTGCTCGGCAGCCTGATCGGGCTCGAACGCGAGCGGCTGCTGTGGGCCGCAGGTCTGCGTACTCACATGCTGGTGTGCGTGGGCTCGTGCCTGCTCATGATCGTATCGTCGTTCGGCTTCCAGGATGCCCTGGCCATGGCGCACACCGAACTCGACCCCTCGCGGGTGGCGGCGCAGGTGGTCTCGGGCATCGGTTTCCTGGGCGCCGGCTCGATCCTGCTGCGCGGCGAAGTGATTCGCGGACTCACCACGGCGGCCAGCCTCTGGACGGTCGCCGCCATCGGCCTGTCGGTGGGCGGTGGGCTGTACGTGGTCAGCACCGCCGCCACTTTCATCATTCTGGTGATCCTGATCGCCATAAAACCCATGGAACGGGTCTACCGCAACCGCGTGCAAGTCCACGTCATCAAACTGATCGCGCCATCGCAGACGCTGTCCCTGAAAAAGGTCAACGAAGTGATGGGCAACCGCGCGGGCAAGGTCAGACAGTTCATCGTCGAAAAAGGCAACCGTGACGACACCGACAGCATCACCATCGAACTCAAACGCACTTCAGGCGCGCAGGCCAAGCAGATACTGGAGCAACTGCTGACCATTGATGGGGTTCAGGAGGATGCTTCCAGCCAATGA
- a CDS encoding TonB-dependent receptor family protein — translation MGSTSGRKPSGSYRAFVSSSVALLTVTSLGLAHAEDTQLSTVVVTGAARSEAQKAKVELDKTPGTTAVVDMKEVEKGRASNAEDVLALQPGVFAQATSGTGANKISIRGSGLNTFYQGYALGIKFLYDGLPITGPGGTQEDLLNMAAVDHTEVLYGANAFKHTALSLGGAINFVSRTGRTAPGNYARFEVGSFGYRKQQLSTGGVVGDSDYYVSVLHNERDGYQDNTANKGRDLIANFGHVFSPKLETRFFLRYREEQLTNGNTLTRAQLKHDPRSNDVPTGRKKDGTTLLGSNTTYRFDDDSTLEVGLGYNDYPLLNGWRYSVSPQDWRSKDTSVVLRYRRAHDELFGLPSDSSVTFSNTLAYLGDVKSHSRSTGQLLQDTKYTGSRDSVLALGNELQLNDRTWLSTGLSFINIKRRAEIEYTTGVNTSEFPDGVNYSEWDTAPRLGLRYELTPDIQLFGNVSRSIDPPVTWQLGSTGSPFIRDVKPQKATTAELGVRASAGIFDGSLTFYRSWIDDEILSVVVRQASANQDQLVASSNASPTIHQGVEAGLNALLWEGENGDTLNLRQAYTFNDFYYRHDNTFGGNELPSLPRHVYQAELQYQQAGGFYAQLNLRSASSYFIDYANSFSAPSYTILGARIGFEAPSKRWDVFLDMRNLTDERYATAANTTYDARGQDSANFYPGDAFNVTTGVAFRF, via the coding sequence ATGGGTTCAACATCGGGCCGCAAGCCCAGTGGTTCATATCGCGCTTTCGTATCAAGCAGCGTGGCATTGCTCACCGTCACCAGTTTGGGTCTGGCCCACGCCGAGGATACGCAGCTGTCCACGGTGGTGGTGACGGGCGCGGCGCGCAGCGAAGCGCAAAAGGCCAAGGTCGAACTGGACAAGACCCCCGGTACCACCGCGGTCGTCGACATGAAAGAGGTCGAGAAAGGCCGTGCCTCCAATGCCGAAGACGTACTCGCGCTACAACCAGGCGTGTTCGCACAGGCCACCAGCGGCACCGGTGCCAACAAGATTTCGATTCGCGGTTCGGGTTTGAATACCTTCTATCAGGGCTATGCCCTTGGCATCAAATTCCTTTACGACGGATTGCCGATCACCGGGCCGGGCGGGACTCAGGAAGACCTGCTGAACATGGCCGCAGTCGATCACACCGAAGTGCTGTACGGCGCCAACGCCTTCAAGCACACGGCGCTGTCGCTGGGTGGCGCGATCAACTTCGTCAGCCGCACCGGACGCACGGCCCCAGGCAACTACGCACGGTTCGAAGTCGGCAGTTTCGGCTACCGCAAGCAACAACTGAGCACGGGCGGCGTGGTCGGCGACAGCGACTACTATGTCAGCGTGCTGCACAACGAACGCGACGGCTATCAGGACAACACGGCCAACAAGGGCCGCGACCTGATCGCCAACTTCGGCCATGTGTTCAGCCCCAAACTGGAAACGCGTTTCTTCCTGCGCTACCGCGAAGAACAGCTCACCAATGGCAACACCCTGACCCGAGCCCAGCTCAAGCACGATCCGCGCAGCAACGACGTCCCCACTGGTCGCAAGAAGGACGGCACCACCTTGCTGGGCAGCAACACCACCTACAGGTTCGACGACGACTCGACCCTGGAAGTGGGCCTGGGGTACAACGACTACCCGTTGCTCAACGGCTGGCGGTATTCGGTTTCGCCACAGGATTGGCGTTCCAAGGACACCAGCGTGGTGCTGCGCTATCGCCGCGCCCACGATGAGCTGTTCGGCCTGCCCAGCGACAGCAGCGTCACCTTCAGCAATACCCTGGCCTACCTGGGCGATGTCAAATCCCACAGCCGCAGCACCGGCCAACTGTTGCAGGACACAAAATACACCGGCTCGCGCGACAGCGTGCTGGCGCTGGGCAACGAGTTGCAGCTCAACGACAGGACCTGGCTGTCCACCGGGCTTTCTTTCATCAACATCAAGCGCAGGGCCGAGATCGAATACACCACCGGGGTGAACACCAGCGAGTTTCCCGATGGCGTGAACTACTCCGAATGGGACACCGCGCCGCGGCTGGGCCTGCGGTATGAACTGACGCCGGACATCCAGCTGTTCGGCAACGTCAGCCGCTCCATAGACCCGCCCGTGACCTGGCAGCTGGGCAGCACCGGCTCGCCGTTCATACGCGACGTGAAACCTCAGAAAGCCACCACGGCCGAGCTGGGCGTACGTGCCAGTGCCGGGATTTTCGATGGCAGCCTGACGTTCTATCGCTCCTGGATCGATGACGAGATTCTGTCCGTGGTGGTGCGTCAGGCCTCGGCCAATCAAGACCAACTGGTGGCTTCGTCCAACGCCAGCCCAACCATTCACCAAGGCGTCGAGGCGGGCTTGAATGCGCTGCTGTGGGAAGGGGAGAACGGCGACACGCTGAACCTGCGCCAAGCCTACACCTTCAACGATTTCTACTATCGCCACGACAACACCTTCGGCGGCAACGAACTGCCCAGCCTGCCACGCCACGTGTACCAGGCCGAGCTTCAGTACCAGCAGGCCGGAGGCTTCTACGCCCAACTCAACCTGCGTTCGGCCTCCAGTTACTTCATCGACTACGCCAACAGTTTCAGCGCGCCGTCCTACACCATCCTCGGCGCCCGCATAGGCTTCGAAGCCCCAAGCAAACGCTGGGACGTGTTCCTGGACATGCGCAACCTGACCGACGAACGCTACGCCACCGCGGCCAACACCACCTACGACGCCCGCGGGCAGGATTCGGCCAATTTCTACCCGGGGGATGCGTTCAATGTCACCACTGGCGTTGCGTTTCGGTTTTGA
- a CDS encoding GNAT family N-acetyltransferase, which yields MQETEFRAVEPQGSQRKAIFTEGQMPLLTARVQIVAPEPALAQLLADALNASYETHRLFLIWSRPRWELTDTLDTLQRAQSDFVRHDAEKKCFLLTREHPQQLVGCIGFTPRADGSHEIGYWANQSFQSRGLMREALTALIAQLPGAHLYLTTSSANTASRQLAESVGFRLVRTLVGDRRSDVFGVCDTLVFKLGDAHWLEASS from the coding sequence ATGCAGGAAACGGAATTCCGAGCGGTTGAACCGCAAGGCAGCCAACGCAAAGCCATATTCACGGAAGGGCAGATGCCTTTACTGACGGCCCGTGTTCAGATTGTGGCGCCTGAGCCTGCCCTGGCACAGCTCCTGGCGGATGCCTTGAACGCGAGTTACGAAACCCACCGTCTGTTTCTGATTTGGAGCCGGCCACGCTGGGAGCTGACCGATACGCTGGACACCCTCCAGCGAGCACAGAGCGATTTCGTCCGCCACGATGCGGAGAAAAAGTGCTTCCTGCTGACTCGCGAGCACCCGCAGCAACTGGTGGGGTGTATCGGCTTCACCCCCAGGGCCGATGGCTCCCACGAGATAGGCTACTGGGCGAACCAATCATTTCAGAGTCGGGGTTTGATGCGCGAAGCATTGACGGCACTGATTGCCCAGTTGCCTGGAGCACATTTGTACCTGACGACGTCTTCAGCTAATACCGCCAGCCGCCAGCTCGCGGAGTCGGTAGGGTTTCGCCTGGTTCGTACCTTGGTCGGTGATCGCCGATCGGATGTCTTCGGGGTGTGCGACACGCTGGTGTTCAAGCTTGGCGACGCTCATTGGCTGGAAGCATCCTCCTGA
- a CDS encoding TonB-dependent receptor family protein, which produces MNGEVIATTTARSRLPSALGAGAILLFIGQLHAAPVTESVEQKPTSQLSTVVVQGARLDENQRAETALKEVAGGVNYVDSATVEKGRVSTSTDIFALQPGVIATQGGGSNDGTRISIRGSGINKGVGYFRAGIFYLFDGLPVSGPGGTPYELFEPLGLSHTEVLRGGNAFDIGSLYLGGAINYVTKTGYNSAPLQVRYEAGSYGYQKRQISSGQVLGPLDYYVSLTDSASDGFQDQTRGKSAGFAGNVGYQFSPQLKSRLYYRYRTTDNETPGYITRAQLKDDPEQANPASVNVRAHRKQPGSTWVASKTQYTFDDDSNLEVGLVYHDYPIDARQGVNRTTWGFSDYSASLKYDRLDTLFGKNSITRFNALRTEHLNAYAKTKVRIPSGITANLPSGALVRKAEYEGSDTVLSASNETEWIDNTLWLSAGLSAVEFQRKAKVSYPVGGEADNPNNPIEKNDWEFAPRVGVRYQINPNWQLFGNLSRTVEAQQSWAYVSGAQVFTSGPATGLNSGGQKLEPQIADTLEFGTRGQFGNNNWDLTFYRSHVQDELLSVIIREATSSADALTSEYNASKTIHQGVELGLDSLLYQNDGDSLHLRQSYTYSDFFYRDDEQFGSNRLPGIPKHNYQAELRYDFSNGVYVGVNTYYASKTPVDFANTKDAGSYNLWGAILGWDSPKKDWNVYLDLRNLTDEKYAASISPTFNANGNDVRAIIPGDGIGAYAGVQYSFR; this is translated from the coding sequence ATGAACGGGGAAGTCATTGCAACAACGACGGCACGCAGTCGCTTGCCGTCGGCGCTGGGCGCTGGGGCGATATTGCTGTTTATCGGCCAACTTCATGCCGCACCCGTCACCGAATCGGTCGAGCAGAAGCCGACCAGTCAACTCAGTACCGTAGTTGTTCAGGGTGCCAGGCTGGACGAGAACCAACGCGCCGAAACGGCTTTGAAGGAAGTGGCAGGCGGGGTCAACTATGTTGATTCAGCGACGGTTGAAAAGGGGCGCGTGTCGACCAGTACCGATATCTTCGCTCTGCAGCCCGGTGTCATCGCCACGCAGGGCGGCGGCAGCAACGACGGCACACGGATTTCCATTCGTGGGTCGGGAATCAACAAGGGCGTGGGTTATTTCCGCGCCGGCATCTTCTACCTGTTCGACGGCCTGCCGGTGTCCGGGCCCGGCGGTACCCCCTACGAACTGTTCGAGCCGCTGGGCCTGAGCCATACCGAAGTGCTGCGCGGCGGCAATGCTTTCGATATCGGCTCGTTGTATCTGGGCGGTGCGATCAACTACGTGACCAAGACAGGCTACAATTCCGCGCCCTTGCAAGTGCGCTACGAGGCCGGTAGTTACGGCTATCAAAAGCGTCAGATCAGTTCAGGGCAAGTGCTGGGCCCGCTTGACTATTACGTCAGCCTCACCGACTCGGCGTCGGACGGCTTTCAGGATCAAACCCGAGGCAAGAGCGCCGGTTTCGCCGGCAATGTCGGCTACCAGTTTTCGCCGCAGTTGAAATCCCGTCTCTACTACCGCTACCGCACCACCGATAACGAGACGCCTGGTTACATCACCCGCGCGCAACTCAAGGACGACCCCGAGCAGGCCAACCCGGCCAGTGTGAACGTGCGTGCGCATCGCAAGCAGCCAGGTTCGACCTGGGTAGCGAGCAAGACCCAATACACCTTCGATGACGATTCCAATCTGGAAGTGGGATTGGTCTACCACGACTATCCAATCGACGCGCGACAGGGCGTCAACCGCACGACCTGGGGCTTCAGCGATTATTCCGCCAGTTTGAAATACGACCGCCTGGACACGTTGTTCGGCAAGAACAGCATCACTCGATTCAACGCGCTGCGGACCGAGCATTTGAATGCTTACGCCAAGACCAAGGTGCGGATTCCTTCCGGTATCACCGCCAACCTGCCGTCCGGGGCGTTGGTGCGCAAGGCTGAGTACGAAGGCTCCGACACCGTGTTGAGCGCCAGCAATGAAACCGAGTGGATCGACAACACACTATGGTTGAGCGCAGGCCTTTCCGCCGTGGAGTTCCAGCGCAAGGCCAAGGTGTCGTATCCGGTGGGTGGCGAGGCCGACAACCCCAACAACCCTATCGAAAAGAACGACTGGGAGTTTGCCCCCAGGGTGGGCGTGCGTTATCAGATCAACCCCAACTGGCAGCTGTTCGGCAACCTCAGTCGCACGGTCGAGGCCCAGCAATCGTGGGCTTATGTGTCCGGTGCGCAGGTGTTCACGTCCGGGCCGGCCACCGGGCTCAACTCCGGTGGACAGAAACTTGAACCGCAGATTGCCGATACGTTGGAATTCGGTACCCGTGGGCAGTTCGGCAACAACAACTGGGATCTGACGTTCTATCGGTCTCACGTGCAGGACGAGCTGCTCTCGGTGATCATCAGAGAGGCCACGTCCAGCGCCGATGCGCTGACCTCCGAATACAACGCCAGCAAGACCATTCACCAGGGGGTGGAACTGGGTCTGGATTCTCTGCTGTACCAGAATGATGGCGATTCGTTGCACCTGCGTCAGTCCTATACCTACAGCGACTTTTTCTACCGCGATGACGAGCAGTTTGGCAGCAATCGGTTGCCCGGCATTCCCAAACACAATTACCAGGCTGAACTGCGTTATGACTTCAGCAATGGCGTTTATGTGGGCGTGAACACTTACTACGCCTCCAAGACACCGGTGGATTTTGCCAACACCAAGGACGCCGGTTCTTACAACCTGTGGGGCGCGATACTGGGCTGGGATTCGCCGAAGAAGGATTGGAATGTCTATCTGGACCTGCGCAATTTGACCGACGAGAAGTACGCCGCCTCCATCAGCCCGACGTTCAATGCCAACGGCAACGATGTCAGGGCGATCATTCCGGGGGATGGTATAGGTGCGTATGCGGGGGTGCAGTACAGCTTCCGGTAA
- a CDS encoding DUF72 domain-containing protein translates to MDRVRVGCAGWSLSREYAEHFTGDGTHLQRYASRLRCVEINSSFYRPHRSQTYARWAASVPDDFRFSVKVPKQITHVQRLRDCATALDEFLSQCGELGDKLGCLLVQLPPSLAFEVQVAEVFFRCLRERFAGHVVLEPRHPSWVEAEPILQAHRIAQAAVDPSRIATDTTPGGWRGFRYWRLHGSPRIYHDAYSAEYLAHLRLLLAEAATDAEVWCIFDNTASGAATGDALRTTSPPENPPP, encoded by the coding sequence ATGGACCGGGTACGCGTGGGCTGCGCCGGTTGGAGCCTGTCGCGCGAGTACGCTGAGCACTTCACCGGCGACGGCACCCATTTGCAGCGCTACGCTTCGCGGTTGCGCTGTGTGGAAATCAACAGTTCGTTCTATCGTCCGCATCGCTCACAGACCTATGCCCGCTGGGCCGCATCAGTGCCGGACGACTTCCGCTTTTCGGTCAAGGTGCCGAAACAGATCACCCATGTGCAGCGCCTGCGTGACTGCGCGACGGCCCTCGATGAATTCCTTTCGCAATGCGGTGAACTGGGCGACAAGCTCGGCTGCCTGCTGGTGCAATTGCCGCCGTCTCTCGCCTTCGAAGTGCAGGTTGCCGAGGTTTTCTTCCGTTGTTTGCGCGAGCGATTCGCAGGTCATGTGGTGCTCGAACCGCGCCATCCTTCCTGGGTCGAGGCCGAGCCGATCCTGCAGGCACACCGCATTGCCCAGGCGGCGGTCGATCCTTCACGCATTGCCACCGATACCACCCCTGGAGGCTGGCGCGGCTTTCGTTATTGGCGGTTGCACGGTTCACCGCGCATCTATCACGACGCGTACAGTGCTGAATATCTGGCACACCTGCGCCTGCTCCTGGCCGAAGCCGCCACCGACGCCGAAGTATGGTGCATATTCGACAACACCGCCTCCGGCGCCGCAACCGGAGACGCGCTGCGCACCACCAGCCCTCCAGAAAATCCACCCCCGTAG
- a CDS encoding MalY/PatB family protein — translation MSTDLDTLFDRTGTGSTKWSRYPEDVLPMWVADMDFAAPPAVIERLQTRLTHPVLGYSVPSDELRQVLVDYLREHYDWQVQKQDIVVLPGVVPGVNMALHGLVDEGDGVVVHTPNYPPLRQAAGHWKMRSIEVPLQATAQGQWACDPQRLEQALAESSAYLLSNPHNPIGKTYSRDELRTIGEICVAQDVLIISDEIHADLQFDGRRHIPVASLSPEVAQRTITLMSASKTYNVAGLKTAFAVIQNPSLRARFDAARVGMVDSVNPLGMEATHAAYAQPGEWLEHLKTYLQGNRDYLLETIRTRLPGIVVHAPQSTYLAWLDCSALGLDNPQRFFLEQARVGLSAGPEFGEGLEQFVRLNFGCPRALLTEGLARLERSLQHRTP, via the coding sequence ATGAGTACAGACCTGGACACGCTGTTCGACCGCACCGGCACGGGCAGTACCAAATGGAGCCGCTACCCCGAAGATGTATTGCCGATGTGGGTCGCTGACATGGATTTCGCTGCACCGCCTGCGGTCATCGAACGCTTGCAGACGCGTCTGACCCATCCGGTTCTGGGCTACAGCGTGCCCTCGGACGAACTGCGTCAGGTGCTGGTCGATTACCTGCGCGAGCACTATGACTGGCAGGTGCAGAAGCAGGACATCGTGGTCCTGCCGGGTGTGGTGCCTGGGGTCAACATGGCGCTGCACGGTCTGGTAGACGAAGGCGATGGCGTGGTGGTGCATACCCCCAACTATCCGCCACTGCGTCAGGCAGCCGGGCACTGGAAAATGCGCAGCATCGAAGTGCCGTTGCAGGCCACAGCGCAAGGTCAGTGGGCGTGCGACCCGCAGCGGCTGGAGCAGGCGCTGGCCGAGAGCTCGGCGTACCTGCTGAGCAATCCGCACAACCCGATCGGCAAGACCTATAGCCGCGACGAACTGCGCACGATCGGCGAAATTTGCGTGGCGCAGGATGTGTTGATCATCAGCGACGAGATCCACGCGGACCTGCAGTTCGATGGACGTCGGCATATCCCTGTTGCATCGCTGTCGCCGGAAGTGGCCCAGCGCACCATTACCCTGATGTCCGCAAGCAAGACCTACAACGTGGCGGGGCTCAAGACAGCCTTTGCAGTGATCCAGAATCCCTCGTTGCGCGCCCGCTTCGACGCGGCACGGGTGGGCATGGTGGACAGCGTCAATCCGCTGGGGATGGAAGCCACCCATGCCGCCTATGCGCAGCCGGGCGAGTGGTTGGAACACCTGAAAACCTATCTGCAAGGCAATCGCGACTACCTGCTGGAAACGATTCGTACGCGGCTGCCCGGCATCGTGGTGCATGCGCCGCAAAGCACTTACCTGGCCTGGCTGGATTGCTCGGCTTTGGGCCTGGACAATCCGCAGCGGTTTTTTCTTGAACAAGCTCGAGTGGGCCTGAGCGCCGGTCCGGAGTTCGGCGAAGGGCTGGAGCAATTCGTCCGCCTGAATTTCGGCTGCCCGCGCGCACTGCTGACCGAGGGCCTCGCCCGCCTCGAACGCAGCCTGCAACACCGCACCCCGTAG
- a CDS encoding DNA methylase, translating into MSKSITAQDLGIDITEQHGLFKWLLASFLMGKRIQADIAVQAYRVLVEKHGRDTPRKLGHCTHRELVAMLGEAHYVRYDESTATRLSALAKTLTADYGGSVSQMHEASADRKDFERRLAQFDGVGPKTVEIFMREAGGALF; encoded by the coding sequence ATGAGCAAGTCCATCACCGCCCAGGATCTGGGCATCGACATCACCGAGCAGCACGGTTTGTTCAAGTGGTTGCTGGCCAGCTTTCTGATGGGCAAGCGCATTCAAGCGGACATTGCCGTTCAGGCCTATCGGGTGCTGGTCGAAAAACATGGGCGCGATACGCCGCGCAAGCTGGGCCACTGCACGCATCGCGAGTTGGTGGCCATGCTGGGTGAGGCGCATTACGTGCGCTATGACGAGAGCACGGCGACGCGGCTGAGTGCGTTGGCGAAGACATTGACTGCAGACTACGGCGGCAGTGTCAGCCAGATGCATGAGGCCAGTGCCGATCGCAAGGATTTTGAACGCAGGTTGGCACAGTTCGATGGGGTGGGGCCCAAAACCGTGGAGATCTTCATGCGCGAAGCCGGTGGAGCCTTGTTTTGA
- a CDS encoding peptidase U32 family protein, whose product MSLPKHHLELLSPARDVAIAREAILHGADAIYIGGPSFGARHNASNELSDIAELVTFARRYHARVFTTLNTILHDNELEPARKLIHQLYDAGVDALIVQDLGVMELDIPPIELHASTQTDIRTLARAKFLDQAGFSQLVLARELDLDEIRAIAAETDAAIEFFIHGALCVAFSGQCNISHAQTGRSANRGDCSQACRLPYTLKDDQGRVVAYEKHLLSMKDNNQSANIRALVEAGVRSFKIEGRYKDMGYVKNITAYYRQRLDDVLEDRPDLARASSGRTAHFFVPDPDKTFHRGSTDYFVSERKIDIGAFDSPTFTGLPVGRVEKVAKRHMLVVSEQPLSNGDGLNVLVKREVVGFRANIAELKGEFDEDGQKRYRYRVEPNEMPAGLFQLRPNHPLNRNLDHNWQQALQKTSAERRVGVAWHVQLSEQRLQLTATSEEGVRVDVALEGPFGPANKPEQALDQLRDLLGQLGTTQYHATAIELDAPQAFFIPNSQLKAMRREAIEALTTARVQAHPRGSRKAETTPPPVYPESHLSFLANVYNQKARDFYHRHGVKLIDAAYEAHEEPGEVPVMITKHCLRFSFNLCPKQAKGVTGVKTKVAPMQLIHGDEVLTLKFDCKPCEMHVIGKMKGHILDLPQPGSGVHVVGQISPQDLMKTIRRAPH is encoded by the coding sequence ATGTCCCTGCCCAAGCACCACCTCGAACTGCTCAGCCCCGCACGCGACGTAGCCATCGCCCGCGAGGCCATCCTGCATGGCGCCGACGCCATCTACATCGGCGGGCCCAGCTTCGGCGCGCGTCACAACGCCAGCAACGAGCTGAGCGACATCGCCGAGCTGGTGACCTTCGCTCGCCGCTATCACGCGCGGGTGTTCACCACGCTCAACACCATCCTTCACGACAACGAACTGGAACCGGCGCGCAAGCTGATCCACCAGTTGTACGACGCCGGCGTGGATGCCTTGATCGTGCAGGACCTTGGGGTCATGGAGCTGGATATTCCACCGATCGAGCTGCACGCCAGCACTCAGACCGACATCCGCACCCTGGCACGGGCCAAATTCCTCGACCAGGCCGGCTTCTCCCAGCTGGTGCTGGCGCGGGAACTGGATCTGGACGAGATCCGCGCCATTGCCGCAGAAACCGATGCAGCCATCGAGTTCTTCATTCACGGTGCGTTGTGCGTGGCGTTTTCCGGGCAGTGCAACATCTCCCACGCGCAGACCGGGCGCAGTGCCAACCGCGGCGACTGCTCCCAGGCCTGCCGCCTGCCCTACACCCTCAAGGATGACCAGGGCCGCGTGGTGGCCTATGAGAAACACCTGCTGTCCATGAAGGACAACAACCAGAGCGCCAACATCCGCGCGCTGGTCGAGGCCGGCGTGCGTTCGTTCAAGATCGAAGGCCGCTACAAGGACATGGGCTATGTGAAGAACATCACCGCCTACTACCGCCAGCGCCTGGACGACGTGCTGGAAGACCGTCCGGATCTGGCCCGGGCTTCCAGCGGTCGCACCGCACACTTCTTCGTGCCGGACCCGGACAAGACCTTCCACCGCGGCAGCACCGACTATTTCGTCAGCGAGCGCAAGATCGACATCGGCGCGTTCGATTCGCCCACCTTCACCGGCCTGCCGGTCGGACGCGTCGAGAAAGTCGCCAAGCGTCACATGCTGGTCGTCAGCGAGCAGCCGCTGTCCAACGGCGACGGCCTGAACGTGCTGGTCAAGCGCGAAGTCGTAGGTTTCCGCGCCAACATCGCCGAGCTCAAGGGCGAGTTCGACGAAGACGGTCAGAAGCGCTATCGCTATCGCGTCGAACCCAACGAGATGCCGGCCGGGCTGTTCCAGTTGCGCCCCAACCACCCGCTCAATCGCAACCTGGACCACAACTGGCAGCAGGCGCTGCAGAAGACCTCCGCCGAGCGACGCGTGGGCGTTGCCTGGCACGTGCAGTTGAGCGAGCAACGTTTGCAACTGACCGCCACCAGCGAAGAAGGCGTGCGCGTGGATGTGGCGCTGGAAGGTCCGTTCGGGCCAGCCAACAAACCCGAGCAGGCGCTGGATCAACTGCGTGACCTGCTGGGGCAACTGGGCACTACCCAGTACCATGCAACGGCCATCGAACTGGATGCACCGCAGGCGTTTTTCATTCCCAACTCGCAGCTCAAGGCCATGCGTCGCGAAGCGATCGAAGCGCTGACCACCGCGCGCGTGCAGGCCCATCCGCGTGGCAGCCGCAAGGCCGAGACGACCCCGCCACCGGTGTATCCGGAATCGCACCTGTCGTTCCTGGCCAACGTGTACAACCAGAAGGCTCGCGATTTCTATCATCGCCACGGGGTCAAGCTGATCGATGCCGCGTACGAGGCCCACGAAGAGCCGGGCGAAGTGCCGGTGATGATCACCAAGCATTGCCTGCGCTTCTCGTTCAACCTGTGCCCCAAGCAGGCCAAGGGTGTGACCGGGGTGAAAACCAAGGTTGCGCCCATGCAGTTGATTCATGGCGATGAAGTGCTGACCCTGAAGTTCGACTGCAAGCCGTGCGAGATGCACGTGATCGGCAAGATGAAGGGGCATATTCTGGACCTGCCGCAGCCGGGCAGTGGCGTCCATGTGGTGGGTCAGATCAGCCCGCAGGATCTGATGAAGACCATCCGCCGCGCGCCCCATTGA